TTTGTAAGAGCCTGGAATAGCCAGGGTTTTACTCCCTCACCTGGgcccacaaagtgcgctttTCGGGGGAtggggtttcctcgaatccaaaaaaaaaaaaaagtctgggTTGGGTCCGAATGGTCCAGCAGAGCTGACATCCCTTGCCAAcagaacaaaaagaagaaaaaaaacaagaagtagAAGCATCCTGATTTAAGACTATTTTCCGAAGCTATTTAGATATATTTCTTTGGCCTGTCTCTTGGTAACCTGAGGTTTCTTTTCGTTATTTCACTAGTGGATTGGTAAGTATTTAGATAAGAATAGATTCTGTAAGTGCAAGCAGTAGGCACCACAGGGGGTGCCATTTATAGACCAAAGAAGCTACAAACTTCACCTGACTTTTGACTAGAACTCATAAttagattcaaaataaataatttactatATTAAGAAATCCATGTCATTATAAAAAAGTTCCAATTTTCCGACATGCATGGTCTTAACTCAAAATCTTCAAAAGAGTTGTAAGTAGAAATCTATTAGAGGTATATATACAGTAGAATAAATTTTTGGGCGTTGAAACTTTTGTGAGGATGAAAAAAGGGTTTGGGTTTGGTTCTATTTCCCAATATGTTCATAATTAAAATCATCGTTGATTgattgttgaaaaattaaaataatttattatttaaatttttgttttgattgctccatatttataataaaacactTGACTTGTAAAGGGAAAGTGGGAGATCCTTTAGTTAAGGAGGTGGTTaggaaatttcttttttcttttattaattggaatctcaaagatttttttttttgaaaaaaaaacttcctaaTTAACATATGTTGACTCCTATCATTAAGAGTAAAgaataatgtaattttatttggaCAGTAAATATGACTGGTCTATGTTTCTAATAAAAGATTtgctatttattacttttttttaccaTAGCTATTATTTACTTGATTTGACCTTAATTAAACTAATGTACCTGCTTGTTTTATGTATTATCTTATAGATGGTACAAAATTTAACACAAAATAACTTAGAgatgacttttaattttttcttaattggttATTTTTAGAATGGTTTTAAAATCTCTAttgaaacacaataaaaattattgataaaaaaaaaaaggaggaaaacaTGACTTTGGATAAATCTCTCATTGTCAGTACAACATTCCAAGGAAAGTCAGGGCTTCCATAAAAACTTGCACTCAATCATGCCAGTAAAGTGAATTATTGATTCTATAACCTATTTAGCAACAGTAACCATTCTCCATAATACTATACGTAATGGACAGAAAACCACTTGCAATGACTGTTGAAACAAGTGTTTGCTCAAACCTCCTATTTTTGAGGAAGTTTAAACCTCCACCCACTTAGCCCCTCCCACAAGTAACcataaatgctattatattgcTCCCTGTACTACCCCgtaaaaaacctaattaaaacACTTGTTAGGGAGATCTACTTAGAATATAAAACGAAGGGCCCTCCAATGGAAGCACAAAAAGTTAATGTTCATTTGCTGGAGCAGGACCCAATAATCTTCTCTCACTGTTCTTCATTAATCACTTCATTAATCACTGCCTCTCCTTTATATGAGGTCTACAGTCATGTTTTGGGTTCGGCTGCCAAACAGACCCAATATCATTGGGTTAGGCTACCCAGCCAGAGGCAGACCCAAGTATTACAGTGTAGTCCACAGTGCAAACACTCTATGTCTATAGTGTGGTTCACAGTGTAATGAGTCTGTCAATGgtactattatatatatatatatatatatatatatatatgagataatattttttgatttttaaaattttattttttatattatcacatcaaaataataaaaaaaaatattaatttgaatttaagaaaaaaatatttttttttaaagtttttttaaaagcgttcttgaaacgcaaaaacaaacatattttaataataaaattcaactcaacctgaaatgaaaaaaaataaaattatcatcactcaatttttatacaatataaaaaaagtcaaattaatttattttgtagtattaaaaaaaatcaataaaagaaaataaaagaaattaaagaggaaaaaaaataaaattgaaaatatcttgaaaggagaaaaaattaatGGGAAAGAAATTAGTTGCCACTGTATTGGCGCTACTCTGCTACGTGGGTTTGTCATCATATcagaataatacaaaaacatcaaaaaatattaatttgaagtgaagaaaaaaataattttttattttatttttttaaaagtatttttaaaacacaaaaataaacatgctttaataaaaaaattcaacccaacctgaatgaaaaaaaaattataatcacttAAACTTTTGCACAATATAAAAAAGTCACATCAATATATTTTCGCTTtacagtatgaaaaaaaaaatttaataagagaagaaaaaaaaaattaaaagagggaaaaaataaaattggaaatatcttgaaaaggaaaaaaaattaaagggaaagaaattagTTGTCGGAGTATTGGGTGCTGTTCCGCTATGAACTATTCATGGTGCTACTgtagaaaatactttatttgaAGATGGTGATCGTGCAAATACATTCCATGCTTTTAACCCAACTTAAgcatttttacatgtaaaaaaaaaattgttattgattCTCCGTGGAGCGCTGGCCAATATGCTAGCTATCATATTATTAcataaggttattttttaaaatattttttaaaaatatattaagataatattttttttgtttttgaaaattcatttttcatataatcacatcaaaaactattattttgaattaaaaaaaaaatttctttgttttttaaagcatttttgaaacacaaaaaaaaaacatgctttaataattaaattcaacccaacttcaaatgaaaaaaaaaatatcaccacCCAACTTTTGTACACTATTAAAAAAGTCCCATGAatgtattttctctttatagtatgaaaaaaaaattaattaagagaagaaaaaaaaaatctaaagaggcaaataaataaaattgaaaatatctagTAGTCCAACCAGATCCAATAGTGTTGGATCAGCATGCTCAGCTAGATCCAAGATCGATGGGTGTGATTGCGAGTCAAACCCAATAACGTAGGGTTTGGCTGCCAAGCGAGACCCATCACCTTTTGGAAAAGATTTGGGTATGCCTGCCTAGCCATACCCAATAGCGTTGGGTCTGCTACCAAGCCAAACCCAGCAGCTTTtgacatagaaaacaaaaaagacaacacCCCTTAgcaatattttttgaatgaaaaacaacaaagacaaTGCCCCCATGACGCtacaaacatgctttaataaaaaaattcaatccaacttgaaatgaaaaaaaattatcttcgaacttttatacaatataaaaaaagttacatCAATTTATATCTTCTTTAtagcatgaataaaaaattcaataaaagaagaaaaaaaaattcaagagcaaaaaaaaaacaaaaacaaaatggaaacATCTTAacagggaaaaaataaaagggaaaggaaTTAGTTGCCGATGTATTAGGTGCTGGTCTGGCTCCTTGGGTCtatcatcatatcaaaacaatacaaaaaataaaaaaatattaatttgaagttaagaaaacaataaaaaaatttcaaattctttttaaaagcatttttggaATGCTAAAACAATcatgttttaataagaaaattcaatccaatctaaaatgaaaaaagattatTATCACCCATTTTTCGCACAATATAACTCTtacagtatgaaaaaaaaaaatcaataagagaaaaaaaaaatttaaagaggaaaaaaaataaaattggaaatatcttaaaagaaaaaaattaaagggaaagaaaTGAATTGTTGATGTATTGGGCGCTGCTCTGCTATGCGTTATTCATGGTGCTACTGGAGAAAGtactttatttgaaaatagTGATGGTACAAATACATTCTGTGCTTTTAACCCAACTTAAACatttttacatttgaaaaaaaaattgttattgacTCGTTGTGGAGCATGGGCCAATATTCTAGCTATCATATTATTATGTAatgattattttcaaatatttttcttttaaactatGTTATTGACCCGCTGCCAAGCTAGACCTAGGTGTACATTGTTTTCTATAGTGCATTCACTCTATGTCCATAGTGTGGTCTGCAGTGCAATAAGTCTATGtcaacaacattatttttttaaatattgtttttaaaaaataaattgagataatattttttgattttttaaaatttactttttatatcatcacatcaaaataatacaaaaaaataaaaaaaatattattttaaagtaaagaaaaaaaataaaaaatttcaagtttttttaaaaacatttttgaaaggctaaaacaaacttgttttaataagaaaattcaacccaacctgtaatgaaaaaaatattatcaccacctaacttttgtacaatataaaaaagttgacatcaatttatttcatctttataatatgaaaaaaaaaaaaaattcaataagagaagaaaaaaatttaaagagaaaaaactaaaattggaAATatcataaaaggaaaaaaaaaggagagggaaAGAAATTAATTGCCAGTGTATTGGACACTGCTGTGCTGGTCTGGCTCCTTTGGTCAGTCATCatctcaaaataatacaaaaacatcaaaatatattaatttgaagtaaagaaaattttttttttaaattttttttaaaagcatttttgaaatgcaaaaactaacatgttttattaagaaaattcaacccaaccttaaatgacaaaattatcatcacccaacttttgtacattataaaaaaagtcacatcaatttatcttctctttacagtatgaaaaagaattcaatgagagaagaaaaaaaatttaagagggaaaaaatgaaattggaaatatcttgaaaaggaaaaaaaaattaaagggaaagaaattagTTGCCTGAATATTAGGCGTTGCTCTGCTATGTGCTATTCATGGTGCTAttgtagaaaatattttttttgaagatggTGATGGTGCAATTACTTTATGTGcttttaacttaaatatttttacatttgaaaaagaaattgttattGACTCGTTACGGAGCATGAGCCAATATGCTAGCTATCATATTATTActtaaaggttattttttaaaatatatgtatttttttaaatgtattgagatatttttttttttaacttaattttttatatcatcacatcaaaataatacaaaaacatttgaaaattgaaaatatctgGCTGCCCAGCCAGACCTAAGATTGGTGGGTGTTGCTAAAAGTCGGACCCAATAGCGTTGGGTCTAGCTAGCTAGACCCAACAACTTTTGgcacagaaaacaaaaaagacaacgctcttaacaatattttttgacTATAAAACAGCAAAGACAATGCTTTCATGACACTACAGTGTCGTCTATAGTGCAAACACACTATGTCTATAGTGTGATCCATAGTGCAATGATTCTATATTCATAGTAAATGCagtgtttttcctttaaaaGTGTTATATCTCATGCAGAAAAGCTACAATGACATATAGGATTGTCTATGTCCTAACCACAACTGCAAAAAATGGTCGCTTTTTCATTAATAAACTGGGTATAATAGTTACTGTTTCAGCCTGCACAGGTGTAATAACACATGCGGCTGTAATAAGTAAACAATGTACTTCAATCAACTAACATAGACTGGAACATTGGACTAAATAAAATGCTCAAATGTCTTTTATCTGctctcattttatttctttgtggGCAGATTCAAACTGTTTACATGTTAACAGTGGTGGAAAGGACATAACtatcaatgaaaacaaaacaacctTGTCATATGAAGGAGATGGACAAGTAGAAGGTGGTGCAgctaaatattttgtaaatgacCAAAGCTTCTGGGGTTTCAGTAGCACTGGGGACTTTATGGATGATTATGATTACCAAAATACTCGTTATACTGTATCTCTGCAATCATCAACCATCCCTGAATTATACCAAACAGCTCGCATATCCCCAATTTCTCTTACCTATTTCCATTATTGCTTACAAAATGGGAACTACACAGTAAACCTTCACTTTGCAGAGATACAGTTCACTAATGACCATACATATAACAGCTTAGGCAGGCGTGTTTTTGACATTTATGTTCAGGTAAGTAGTCACTctaatttgaaacttaattttttttgaagttggaAGCAAGGACTTAGCTGGACTACTGTGTCACAGGAAAGATTGGTTTCGAAAGATTTCAATATTGAAGATGAGGTTGGCAGTGCTGAAAAGCCTTTAGTTAAGCAAGTATTGAATGTCAATGTGACCAATAATATGTTGGAGATCAGATTCTATTTTGCCGGAAAAGGGACAACAAGGATTCCTGATAGGGGAGTTTATGGTCCCATCATATCAGCCATCTCTGTATTTTCTGGTAAGTTGTCTGTTTGACATTTATTCTCGATCATACAATTATCAGCAGTGCATGTACATATGATTGATTTAAAATCAGCACCACTGTGCTAAAGAAGAAGATTTTAGGGCTGCATAacaaattttgatatgtttcttatatttgacCTTCCCTTGCTGGATAGCACTTGGTCTCTGTTTAAATTATGGGTTGAGATCCACAACAATATGCCtacctctcctctcctctcctctctcctgGTCACTTATCCTCTCCTCTCCTTCCCCTGTAAATGTAAATGTAGTGTAGGGTAACAGAGACTCAGGAAGGCGTGGATAGTATGAAacaactattttatttataagttcTCCAATATTATGATAAAATAGTTTGGTACCTCAAGTGAGTATTATTCAGATTCTGGCATCTAAGTCCCATTTGGGTAAATTATTACAGAGAAACTCATGTAATTTAATGAAGTGtcattttagtttaaatatcCAATCTGTGTGTGTGATTGTGactaatttttgtgtttaatggGCAGATTTGAAAGTTTGTGCTAGTGGGAAAAAGAAGGGAACTGTTTATGTGGTTGTTGGAGCTGTTGGAGCATTATGCCTGGTTGCCATTATACTGGTAATTCTTTGGTGGAAAGGAAACTTGCCAGGAAAATTGTACAGGAAAAGAGGTAACgccatatatattatttacccATGTTTGTGTTAGTAGTCTAATAAAATTCCACGCTGCATCCATGTTTGCCAGATGTAGGAAAAATTGTATGTGGGTATAATTTACATAGCTGCCCAAACACTGCAGCCTCAAACAGCATCCTATggatttggttttgtttctagTATGAGATTATGAACTAGATGGAAACAACTTGAGATTTCTTTGCTAAAATTATGCATGGACATTtagggaaaagaaaagcaaaagaagCATCAAGTTTCATGGGCTTATCTTTTATTCTGATACAAGTGGCTGCGATATTTCACCTCAAGATGATTACACACAATTATTAATTGTACAAGTTTGATTGACATTGTATGTAGTAAGGGTGCTTTCCTGAGGAGGAGGAAAGTTCAGGGTAGACATGCTTATGTTGGAGAATGAAAAATGCCTCTTTTCAATAGAGTTTCATGGTCTACTTTTCTCCAGAACTGATTTTGACTCGTAAATATATCAAAAGACTGACAATTTGTTGGCACTTTATGTCCTGTCTCCTACTTGAACAGATGTTAAAGAACTTGATTTTCCGAAGGGAACATTTTCTCTGAAGCAAATTAGAGCTGCCACTAATGACTTTGATGCTTCTAATAAGATTGGAGAAGGTGGTTTTGGTCCTGTATACAAGGTACGTTGCAAAAGATCTCAACTATCCTGTTTGGAGTATCCTCTGCCccctcctctttctcttttatgtCACAACTATGTGAAATTCTTAACAGAGATCAGCGTGCAGGGTCAATTACCTGATGGTACTGTTATAGCAGTGAAGCAACTTTCATCAAAATCACGGCAAGGAAATCGTGAATTCTTAAATGAGATGGGCATGATTTCATGTTTGCAGCATCCGAATCTTGTCAAGCTGCATGGATGTTGCATTGAAAGTGACCAGTTATTATTGGTTTATGAGTACATGGAAAATAATAGCCTTGCACGTGCTCTGTTTCGTGAGTGttcatcaatattaaatgagaatattcacctaaaatattataatgcTAATTGAAATGATCATATGTATAACACTGTTTTCTTATCGGATGATTTGTAGGTCATGAAAACATTCAGCTTAATCTGGATTGGCCTACAAGGCTTAAGATCTGTATTGGGATAGCTAGAGGTCTAGCTTTTCTCCATGAAGAATCAAGACTTAAGATCGTTCACAGAGACATCAAAGCTACAAATGTGCTACTTGATGGGAATCTGAATcctaaaatatctgattttggatTGGCTAGGcttgatgaagaagagaagagccACATCAGCACCCGAGTTGCTGGAACCATGTTAGTCACCACATGCTTTTAATAAAAGCTGCGATTTTTGGTATTACTTTTCAATGTTAAATTACAAGTGTTCTTTATCTTGACATGCAGAGGATATATGGCACCAGAATATGCACTATGGGGTTACTTGACTGACAAAGCAGATGTTTACAGTTTTGGGGTTGTTGCTTTGGAAATTATTAGTGGGAAGAACAACAATAACTACATGCCAAGCAACAGCAGTTGTGTTTGTCTCTTAGATTGGGTAATCTTCTTTCTGTGCTTGATACGTTACACTCATATTGTTGGTTGCAAGTCCTAGTGCTGAAGTTTTAAATTACTTCATCGCAGGCCTGCCATTTGCAACAAAGTGGGAGTTTTATAGAGCTTGTTGATGAGACGTTAGGATCTGAAGTTAACATAGAAGAAGCAGAAACTATGGTTAAAGTAGCTCTCTTGTGTACAAATGCGTCCCCTACACTTAGACCTACAATGTCTGAGGTAGTGAGCATGCTTGAAGGACGAATGGCTGTTCCTGACACGCTTCCAGAACAGAGTTCATATACTGAAGATTTGAGGTTCAAAGCCATGAGAGACCTCCGTCAGCACGAGCAAAGTCATAGATTCAGTGGGAGACAAACACAAAAGTCAACCTCTATTCAAACTTTAAGCTCTTCATCTATATCTGAGAACAGCAGTTATGAGATAAGCTCGGAACCAAAGCTCTAATCATGTACCCCAGATCATATGGGGTTCTCAAAGAGTCCTTGACATGAGGAAACGATGCACTGGCTCTCTCACTGTTGTGATGTTGGGTTTCTgctatttatttgaaatttaactCAGCGTGACtacagtttttttcttcttccaagttCTGAGAGGGAGaggcttaattattttttatataaaactgcaaatttcaagtttatCAGACGGATCTGTATGTACACTGGAAATTTCGAATCTCATTCCTGATTGTTTTTTTGCTGTCCAGTTCAATGGGAAAACTTTGTAAAGATCATGTTTTGTTCCATTTTCCAAGATGACTTTGAACAGAACTGGTGGGATGCATCAAAGATAAGCGGCTGAAGTCTTGCCGCCATTAATGGTTCCATATGATGGCAATTCCTTTGATGAATAGCATTGACGTTGCCACCACCGACCTCTTAATGACTTCTCTGTTAGGTGTATTTATTAGtaagtaaaaaattgaaaggactAGAGGAAGAAAAAACCCGACAAAATTAAGAGTTTCTATACATTCGCCAGGCAACTTTATTACCGAAGAACAGCTtaagatataaatattgttttacacCATCGTAAACATATATGGCCTCTACAGCAGCGGTGCTGCATTCAAGCCTCACCTTTTGGCTTATCGTCTCAGGACCTGCCAATTGCCAACTTGCCTCATTCTTTTCTGTTTGTGTTTTTCAGAACCACCTCCCCTCCAtaattcttcttcatttttaacTACTCGGTCAAAACCAAATG
This is a stretch of genomic DNA from Populus alba chromosome 11, ASM523922v2, whole genome shotgun sequence. It encodes these proteins:
- the LOC118048646 gene encoding probable LRR receptor-like serine/threonine-protein kinase RFK1 isoform X1, whose amino-acid sequence is MLAGKFFVFLTVSLTSCLGLLAFFEAKLVQEEVDALEEIARTLGSKYWKFNADTCKIESVGVTQVPPKNAEQRIDCECKNGNNTDCHVTWMELKNYNLPGALPPQLVKLPHLQVVDFAYNYLSGTIPREWASMQLTSITLLVNRLLGEIPKELGNITTLTYLSLEANQISGIIPPDLGKLINLQTLMLSSNRFTGNLPVSFSGLINLTDFRINDNNFSGTIPIFIQNWKKLERLEMHATGLEGPIPLNIYLLNNLVELRISDINGPTQSFPMLKNMTGMIRLTLRSCNISGEIPAYLWTMKSLELLDVSFNKLVGKIPASISADRLRFIFLTRNLLSGDISESILKDGSNVDLSYNNFALQSPGQPVCRENMNLNLNLFRSSSMGNSSRRVLPCMKTFRCPKYSNCLHVNSGGKDITINENKTTLSYEGDGQVEGGAAKYFVNDQSFWGFSSTGDFMDDYDYQNTRYTVSLQSSTIPELYQTARISPISLTYFHYCLQNGNYTVNLHFAEIQFTNDHTYNSLGRRVFDIYVQERLVSKDFNIEDEVGSAEKPLVKQVLNVNVTNNMLEIRFYFAGKGTTRIPDRGVYGPIISAISVFSDLKVCASGKKKGTVYVVVGAVGALCLVAIILVILWWKGNLPGKLYRKRDVKELDFPKGTFSLKQIRAATNDFDASNKIGEGGFGPVYKGQLPDGTVIAVKQLSSKSRQGNREFLNEMGMISCLQHPNLVKLHGCCIESDQLLLVYEYMENNSLARALFRHENIQLNLDWPTRLKICIGIARGLAFLHEESRLKIVHRDIKATNVLLDGNLNPKISDFGLARLDEEEKSHISTRVAGTIGYMAPEYALWGYLTDKADVYSFGVVALEIISGKNNNNYMPSNSSCVCLLDWACHLQQSGSFIELVDETLGSEVNIEEAETMVKVALLCTNASPTLRPTMSEVVSMLEGRMAVPDTLPEQSSYTEDLRFKAMRDLRQHEQSHRFSGRQTQKSTSIQTLSSSSISENSSYEISSEPKL
- the LOC118048646 gene encoding probable LRR receptor-like serine/threonine-protein kinase RFK1 isoform X2 — its product is MLAGKFFVFLTVSLTSCLGLLAFFEAKLVQEEVDALEEIARTLGSKYWKFNADTCKIESVGVTQVPPKNAEQRIDCECKNGNNTDCHVTWMELKNYNLPGALPPQLVKLPHLQVVDFAYNYLSGTIPREWASMQLTSITLLVNRLLGEIPKELGNITTLTYLSLEANQISGIIPPDLGKLINLQTLMLSSNRFTGNLPVSFSGLINLTDFRINDNNFSGTIPIFIQNWKKLERLEMHATGLEGPIPLNIYLLNNLVELRISDINGPTQSFPMLKNMTGMIRLTLRSCNISGEIPAYLWTMKSLELLDVSFNKLVGKIPASISADRLRFIFLTRNLLSGDISESILKDGSNVDLSYNNFALQSPGQPVCRENMNLNLNLFRSSSMGNSSRRVLPCMKTFRCPKYSNCLHVNSGGKDITINENKTTLSYEGDGQVEGGAAKYFVNDQSFWGFSSTGDFMDDYDYQNTRYTVSLQSSTIPELYQTARISPISLTYFHYCLQNGNYTVNLHFAEIQFTNDHTYNSLGRRVFDIYVQERLVSKDFNIEDEVGSAEKPLVKQVLNVNVTNNMLEIRFYFAGKGTTRIPDRGVYGPIISAISVFSDLKVCASGKKKGTVYVVVGAVGALCLVAIILVILWWKGNLPGKLYRKRGHENIQLNLDWPTRLKICIGIARGLAFLHEESRLKIVHRDIKATNVLLDGNLNPKISDFGLARLDEEEKSHISTRVAGTIGYMAPEYALWGYLTDKADVYSFGVVALEIISGKNNNNYMPSNSSCVCLLDWACHLQQSGSFIELVDETLGSEVNIEEAETMVKVALLCTNASPTLRPTMSEVVSMLEGRMAVPDTLPEQSSYTEDLRFKAMRDLRQHEQSHRFSGRQTQKSTSIQTLSSSSISENSSYEISSEPKL